The Plasmodium chabaudi chabaudi strain AS genome assembly, chromosome: 14 genome contains the following window.
TTTacaaagaaaatatgaGTGAATTAGATCAACCCATTATCTCCGAAATCGATGGTACTATTGCTGATAAAGTGACCAGGTTTTTAAGAAGAGAAAACGATTCCAGTTTACCAGGATTGTATATTAGACCATATGAAGAAGATTATGAAGATATGATTAAGGTTAATTATATACCTCTTAGGGAATATTATCAACGCAACCAAAAGAACGCCCATAAACAAAGTGAAACACCCCCTCcagtatataatatgcctGAAAAACAAGAATTAAGTACAATACATGAAAAAGGATCAAATATACTACATGAAGATAAAGAAGAACtagataaagaaaatgaaaataaaagtgaAGACGAAGATGAATTTGAAGCAAAATTGATAGCTCTATTATTTCCCAAAGATAGAGAACATGATAAAGAATTTAAAGAGAAAATAAGGAAGTTGTATCGTGCCTGGAAGATGGATAAAGAGGAAATGGGGAAAACGGAAATGAAGAAGATggataaaatgaaaatgaaaacgaaaccgaagaataaaataaaatgctggaattaataaatgatgcATAAAGGAAATATAAAGTGATATAGccctaaaaataattattgaaaaatcACAATGAGCAAAAGCGaagatattatatataatatatttttttgtagaataataataataagaagAAATGACTATGTGCTTGCAAATGTTTCAagttatatacttttttaattaattaaaattatatatatttttttgccttttttaacttttaaaaggcatttttttatattcatgctaaacatattcatataaattattttagtaagatttgtttttgtgcataccatttttttaatatgcttaaattttatcataatttttaattacatttgaatgatataaatatttagtGTGATTCTcatgtaaaatattacattaaatttatcatgaatttataagttatttttttaaattataaaaaataaaacatgtaATAGTAGTAATTTAATTTAGTTATTATGTCTTATCACACAATTTTATAGAATTACTATCCCAATTTAGCTATGAAGAATcgaattatgaatatagGAATCTGTATAGCTAATAGTTTGGTCCCAAAATAAAAGgcattaattaaatttgtcgtataaataatcatcttttattttattaacaaaaaaaatccaaaaaataaattaataaatgtacATAATCGACCTCGATAacattttatgtatataataatccTATTTTCTCCTCAACTCAGCAACTTCTTTATTATCTCCATTACTTTCTTCATTTATCATATGGTTCAGGTGATATTGGGGGAGGaaatcataatatattattttattgtaaaCTTCCTTCTTTTCACCCATTTTCTCatgataaattttgtaataatttaagtCACGTCGCTTCTATAAGCAAATCGATACTTTGGAATCATCTTTCTATATCGATCCCGGCATTTGATCGATTGCCTCATTAACCACTAACAGCAAATTAACagtaaatacaaaaaataaatattatagttC
Protein-coding sequences here:
- a CDS encoding erythrocyte membrane antigen 1, which encodes MKIISLGLISSIIFSIVLARNSSNSKSTTGCFELLGKKPKKIHTMIAEPVKDNVKGKEVFDPKLPNLKFIDEFDPIMLEVYKENMSELDQPIISEIDGTIADKVTRFLRRENDSSLPGLYIRPYEEDYEDMIKVNYIPLREYYQRNQKNAHKQSETPPPVYNMPEKQELSTIHEKGSNILHEDKEELDKENENKSEDEDEFEAKLIALLFPKDREHDKEFKEKIRKLYRAWKMDKEEMGKTEMKKMDKMKMKTKPKNKIKCWN